One genomic region from Cardiocondyla obscurior isolate alpha-2009 linkage group LG01, Cobs3.1, whole genome shotgun sequence encodes:
- the LOC139106635 gene encoding solute carrier family 35 member E1 homolog has protein sequence MDSRQNNREVITVLFLCLLWYAVSSSSNVIGKMLLSEFPYPLTVTIVQLTSITIYSGPFFNLWGVRKYASNITWNYYLRLIVPLALGKFIANVFSHVSIWKVPVSYAHTVKATMPFFTVTLSRIILKEQQTWTVYLSLVPIVGGVAIATLTELSFNIIGLISALTSTMAFSLQNIYSKKVLHDTGIHHLRLLHILGRLALFMFLPIWVVYDLHSLMYESRTNPSIDISYYILGLLFLDGILNWFQNIIAFSVLSIVTPLTYAVASASKRIFVIGVTLLVLGNPVTWLNIFGMIMAILGVLYYNKAKYDQRIEKQKTTILPKYYNTTQNGNSSSFIINGFANRHQSFAI, from the exons ATGGACAGTAGACAAAATAATCGAGAGGTTATAACGGTGTTATTTCTGTGTTTACTGTGGTATGCGGTGTCTAGCAGTAGTAATGTTATCGGTAAGATGTTGCTGTCGGAGTTCCCGTACCCGCTCACGGTGACAATAGTACAATTGACTTCGATCACCATCTATTCCGGGCCGTTCTTTAATCTGTGGGGCGTAAGAAAGTATGCATCGAATATAACATGGAATTACTACTTGCGGCTTATCGTACCTTTAGCTCTGGgcaaatttatcgcgaatgtGTTCAGCCACGTCAGCATTTGGAAAGTGCCCGTCTCCTATGCTCACACTG TGAAGGCTACAATGCCGTTTTTTACGGTGACTCTATCAAGAATAATACTTAAGGAGCAGCAAACATGGACAGTATATTTGAGCCTCGTGCCAATAGTTGGAGGTGTAGCCATAGCCACATTAACAGAACTTAGTTTCAACATCATTGGCTTGATAAGTGCCTTAACATCTACTATGGCATTTTccttgcaaaatatttattcaaaaaaa GTGTTACATGACACAGGAATACATCATTTACGACTGCTGCATATACTTGGTCGTCTAGCTTTATTTATGTTCTTACCAATATGGGTTGTATATGATTTACACAGCTTGATGTACGAATCACGGACAAATCCGTCCATAGACATAAGCTATTACATATTAGGATTATTATTTCTAGACGGTATACTCAATTGGTTTCAGAATATCATTGCGTTTTCTGTATTGTCTATTGTAACTCCTTTAACATATGCAGTGGCAAGCGCTAGTAAGCGCATATTTGTGATAGGAGTAACATTACTTGTGCTTGGGAATCCAGTCACATGGCTTAATATATTTGGCATGATCATGGCCATATTAGGTGTATTGTACTACAATAAAGCTAAGTACGATCAGAGAATAGAGAAGCAAAAAACGACGATTCTTCCAAAATATTACAACACAACTCAAAACGGTAATAGCAGTTCCTTTATAATAAATGGATTTGCTAATAGACATCAGTCATTTGCAATCTAG